In Fusobacterium massiliense, a single window of DNA contains:
- the purE gene encoding 5-(carboxyamino)imidazole ribonucleotide mutase — MKVGIIFGSKSDLDVMKGAADCLRKFGVEYSAHVLSAHRVPELLEETLINFEKDDYGVIIAGAGLAAHLPGVIASKTTLPVIGVPIKSAIEGLDALYSIVQMPKSIPVATVGINNSYNAGMLAVEILAVANKELKEKLKEFRKEMKEDFKKNIHVEL, encoded by the coding sequence ATGAAAGTAGGAATTATATTTGGAAGTAAGTCAGATTTAGATGTAATGAAAGGTGCTGCTGATTGCCTTAGAAAATTTGGAGTTGAGTACTCAGCTCATGTTTTATCAGCACATAGAGTTCCAGAATTATTAGAAGAAACACTAATAAATTTTGAAAAAGATGACTATGGAGTAATTATTGCTGGAGCTGGACTTGCTGCTCACTTACCTGGAGTTATAGCTTCAAAAACAACTTTACCTGTAATTGGAGTTCCAATAAAAAGTGCTATAGAAGGTTTAGACGCTCTATATTCAATAGTTCAAATGCCTAAATCAATACCAGTAGCTACAGTCGGAATTAATAATTCTTATAATGCAGGGATGTTGGCAGTTGAAATTTTAGCTGTTGCTAATAAAGAATTAAAAGAAAAACTTAAAGAATTTAGAAAAGAAATGAAAGAAGATTTTAAAAAAAATATACATGTTGAATTATAG
- a CDS encoding phosphoribosylformylglycinamidine synthase, which yields MLNLRFFVEKKNNFDLEAKRLGKQFREELSINDLKEVRLINCYDIFNLSGDEDNIKKIEKMVLSEPVTDKITREFDLKNKKYFAIEYLPGQFDQRADSAKQSIDIVTDENKNIEVLTSKIVIFNDDLSLESLEKIKKFYINPIETREKDLSKLEKENTVFNLEVPVYDNFTALTEVELRNMRDELGLSMSFEDFKFIQEHFRKIFRNPTETEIKVLDTYWSDHCRHTTFETKINKVSFPDSEFGRLVEKEFNEYLELKKDVSQKRDVSLMDMATIVAKHLRKIGKLDDLEISDENNACSIYVDVEVEDFEGKKGIEKWLLMFKNETHNHPTEIEPFGGASTCLGGAIRDPLSGRAYVYQAIRVTGSGNPLESVEETLKGKLTQRKITTGAASGYASYGNQIGIATSLVSEVYHDGYKAKRMEVGAVVAAAPVENVVRKTPEPNDSIIIIGGKTGRDGCGGATGSSKEHNDKSLLLCGAEVQKGNAPEERKIQRLFRNAEATKLIKKCNDFGAGGVSVAIGELADGVEVNLDLVPVKYDGLNGTELAISESQERMAVIVAKEDTEKFLKFVDEENLLGTVVGYVTDKNRLTLNWKGKAIVDISRDFLNTNGVKQNINIEVRDYDKENVFEKFKTSESSLEKKWLHNIKKLNVVSQKGLVEMFDSSVGAGTVLAPFGGKYQMSPIDVSVMKLPVLDKNTDTASAITWGFNPYISEWSTYHGAIYAIVESLAKLVATGVDYKKARLSFQEYFEKLGKDEYKWSKPFLALLGAMKAQKDFGIAAIGGKDSMSGTFNDITVPPTLISFAVSSVNVNDVISTEFKEEKNKIYLIENKINKNDFLFNSEELKENFNFILENIKNKKIVSAMTIKAGGVAEALTKMSFGNRLGFEIVNKDIDLFSLKPASIIVESKEELNYENAIYLGEVKDEFVGLVNGEKINLSEVEKAWLNKLAPVFPYNLESEKENYDLTIKKNEPKIYKSSITLAKPRVLIAAFPGTNSEYDMYNKFNESGAESKIAVLKNLSQQSLNESIEKICKDMRNSQIFVLPGGFSAGDEPDGSGKFIAAVLQNPKLRDEINALLSRDGLILGVCNGFQGLIKSGLLPYGEIGKVDENSPTLTFNKIGRHISQMVKVKTITNNSPWLSSFEVGETFDIPVSHGEGRFFASDEVLKKLVENGQVATQYVDFDLNGTNEFRFNPNGSSLAIEGIISPDGRILGKMGHCERYSRDTFKNISGNKNQNIILNGVKYFK from the coding sequence ATGCTGAATTTAAGATTTTTTGTTGAAAAAAAGAATAATTTTGATTTGGAAGCAAAAAGGTTGGGAAAACAATTTAGAGAGGAATTATCTATCAATGATTTAAAAGAAGTTAGATTAATTAATTGCTATGATATTTTTAATCTTTCTGGAGATGAAGATAATATCAAAAAAATCGAAAAAATGGTTTTATCTGAACCAGTTACAGATAAAATAACAAGAGAGTTTGATTTAAAAAACAAAAAATATTTTGCTATTGAATATTTGCCAGGACAATTTGATCAAAGAGCAGATTCAGCAAAGCAAAGTATTGATATAGTTACTGATGAAAATAAAAATATTGAAGTTTTAACATCAAAAATTGTTATATTCAATGATGATTTAAGCCTTGAAAGTTTAGAAAAAATAAAAAAATTCTATATAAATCCTATTGAAACAAGAGAGAAAGATTTATCAAAATTAGAAAAAGAAAATACAGTTTTTAATTTAGAAGTTCCAGTATATGATAATTTTACTGCTTTAACAGAAGTTGAATTAAGAAATATGAGAGATGAATTAGGTCTATCAATGAGCTTTGAGGATTTTAAATTTATACAAGAACATTTTAGAAAAATTTTTAGAAATCCAACTGAGACTGAAATAAAAGTTTTAGATACTTATTGGTCTGATCATTGTAGACATACAACATTTGAGACAAAAATAAATAAAGTAAGTTTTCCAGATTCTGAATTTGGTAGATTAGTTGAGAAAGAGTTTAATGAATACTTAGAATTAAAAAAAGATGTATCTCAAAAAAGAGATGTATCTTTAATGGATATGGCAACTATAGTTGCAAAACATTTAAGAAAAATAGGTAAATTAGATGATTTAGAAATATCTGATGAAAATAATGCTTGCTCTATATATGTAGATGTCGAAGTTGAAGATTTTGAAGGTAAAAAAGGTATTGAAAAGTGGTTATTGATGTTTAAAAATGAAACTCATAATCACCCAACAGAAATAGAACCTTTTGGAGGAGCATCTACTTGTTTAGGAGGAGCCATAAGAGATCCATTATCTGGAAGAGCATATGTATATCAAGCTATAAGAGTTACAGGTTCTGGGAATCCTTTAGAAAGTGTTGAGGAAACATTAAAAGGAAAGTTAACACAAAGAAAAATAACAACTGGAGCAGCGAGTGGTTATGCTTCATATGGAAATCAAATAGGAATAGCAACTTCATTAGTATCAGAGGTTTATCATGATGGCTATAAAGCAAAAAGAATGGAAGTTGGTGCAGTTGTTGCAGCAGCTCCTGTTGAAAATGTGGTTAGAAAAACTCCAGAACCTAATGATAGTATAATCATTATAGGTGGAAAAACAGGAAGAGATGGTTGTGGAGGAGCAACTGGATCTTCAAAAGAACATAATGATAAGTCACTCCTTTTATGTGGTGCTGAAGTACAAAAAGGAAATGCACCAGAAGAAAGAAAAATTCAAAGATTATTTAGAAATGCTGAAGCAACTAAGTTAATAAAAAAATGTAATGATTTTGGAGCTGGGGGAGTTTCAGTTGCTATAGGAGAGTTAGCTGATGGAGTTGAAGTTAACCTTGATTTAGTTCCTGTAAAATATGATGGACTGAACGGAACAGAATTGGCTATATCAGAATCTCAAGAAAGAATGGCAGTAATTGTAGCTAAAGAAGATACTGAAAAATTTTTAAAATTTGTTGATGAAGAAAATTTATTAGGTACAGTTGTAGGTTATGTTACAGATAAAAATAGACTTACATTAAATTGGAAAGGTAAAGCTATAGTTGATATTTCAAGAGATTTCTTAAATACTAATGGTGTTAAACAAAATATTAATATTGAAGTTAGAGATTATGATAAAGAAAATGTTTTTGAAAAATTTAAAACATCAGAAAGTAGTTTAGAAAAAAAATGGTTACATAATATTAAAAAATTAAATGTTGTATCACAAAAAGGTTTAGTTGAAATGTTTGACTCATCTGTTGGGGCAGGGACAGTACTAGCACCATTTGGTGGAAAATATCAAATGTCACCGATAGATGTATCAGTGATGAAATTACCTGTTTTAGATAAAAATACAGATACTGCTTCAGCTATAACTTGGGGATTTAATCCATATATTAGTGAGTGGTCTACTTATCATGGAGCAATTTATGCTATTGTTGAATCTCTAGCTAAATTAGTAGCTACTGGAGTAGATTATAAAAAAGCTAGACTATCATTTCAAGAATATTTTGAAAAATTAGGGAAAGATGAGTATAAATGGTCAAAACCATTTTTAGCTTTATTAGGAGCTATGAAAGCCCAAAAAGATTTTGGAATAGCAGCAATAGGTGGAAAAGATTCAATGAGTGGAACATTTAATGATATAACTGTTCCTCCAACATTAATTTCTTTTGCAGTAAGTTCTGTTAATGTAAATGATGTAATATCTACAGAATTTAAAGAAGAAAAGAATAAAATATATTTAATTGAAAATAAAATAAATAAAAATGATTTCTTATTTAACAGTGAAGAGTTGAAAGAAAATTTCAATTTTATTTTAGAAAATATTAAAAATAAAAAGATAGTTTCTGCTATGACTATAAAAGCTGGAGGAGTTGCTGAAGCTTTAACAAAAATGAGTTTTGGAAATAGATTAGGATTTGAAATAGTAAATAAAGATATAGATTTATTTAGTTTAAAACCTGCTTCTATAATAGTTGAAAGTAAAGAAGAGTTAAATTATGAAAATGCTATTTATTTAGGTGAAGTTAAAGATGAATTTGTAGGACTAGTAAACGGAGAAAAAATTAACTTATCAGAAGTTGAAAAAGCGTGGCTTAATAAATTAGCTCCAGTATTTCCATATAATTTAGAAAGTGAAAAAGAAAACTATGACTTAACAATAAAAAAGAATGAACCTAAGATATATAAATCTTCTATCACTTTAGCTAAACCAAGAGTATTGATAGCAGCTTTTCCTGGAACAAATTCAGAATACGATATGTATAACAAATTTAATGAAAGTGGAGCTGAATCAAAAATAGCTGTACTTAAAAATTTAAGTCAACAAAGTTTGAATGAATCTATAGAAAAAATATGTAAAGATATGAGAAATTCACAAATATTTGTATTGCCTGGTGGATTTAGTGCAGGAGATGAGCCAGATGGTTCAGGTAAATTTATAGCAGCTGTATTACAAAATCCAAAATTAAGAGATGAAATAAATGCTTTATTATCAAGAGACGGATTGATTCTAGGGGTATGTAATGGTTTCCAAGGATTAATAAAATCAGGACTATTACCTTATGGAGAAATAGGAAAAGTTGATGAAAATTCTCCTACACTTACATTTAATAAAATAGGTAGACATATATCTCAAATGGTAAAAGTTAAAACTATAACTAATAATTCTCCTTGGTTATCATCTTTTGAAGTTGGAGAAACATTTGATATACCAGTTTCTCATGGAGAAGGAAGATTTTTTGCAAGTGATGAAGTATTGAAAAAATTAGTTGAAAATGGTCAAGTAGCAACTCAATATGTTGATTTTGATTTGAATGGAACTAATGAGTTTAGATTTAATCCTAATGGCTCTTCACTAGCAATAGAAGGAATAATTTCTCCAGATGGAAGAATTTTAGGAAAAATGGGACATTGTGAAAGATATTCAAGAGATACTTTTAAAAATATAAGTGGAAACAAAAATCAAAATATAATATTAAATGGAGTAAAATACTTTAAATAA
- a CDS encoding cytochrome c biogenesis CcdA family protein, with protein MFTQELFYSTIYIAGILSFFSPCIFPVIPVYLSILSNGEKKSISKTIAFVIGLSTTFVILGFGAGIIGEIFFNEKVRIIAGIVIVILGLFQMEILKLKFLEKTKMIEHNTEKTSIFSTFLLGLTFSLGWTPCVGPILASILVVASSSNDVTKSILYMLVYVLGMATPFIIFSLASKILFKKMSFIKKYLPLIKKIGGLLIIIMGILLIFNKLNIILTI; from the coding sequence ATGTTTACACAAGAATTATTTTATAGCACTATTTATATAGCTGGGATTTTATCGTTTTTTTCTCCATGTATTTTCCCGGTTATACCTGTTTACTTATCAATATTAAGTAATGGAGAAAAAAAATCTATTAGTAAAACCATAGCATTTGTCATTGGACTTTCAACAACATTTGTTATATTAGGTTTTGGAGCTGGAATTATAGGAGAAATATTTTTCAATGAAAAAGTAAGAATTATTGCTGGTATAGTAATTGTTATCTTAGGACTATTTCAAATGGAAATTTTAAAATTGAAATTTTTGGAAAAAACTAAAATGATCGAACATAACACAGAAAAAACTTCAATTTTTTCAACATTTTTATTAGGGCTAACATTTAGTTTAGGTTGGACACCTTGTGTTGGGCCAATATTAGCTTCTATACTTGTTGTTGCAAGTTCATCAAACGATGTAACTAAAAGTATCTTATACATGCTTGTTTATGTGTTAGGAATGGCAACACCATTTATTATATTCTCACTTGCTTCAAAAATTTTATTCAAAAAAATGTCATTCATAAAAAAATATTTGCCTCTTATCAAAAAAATTGGAGGCTTACTAATTATTATTATGGGTATATTATTAATCTTTAATAAACTAAACATTATTTTAACTATTTAA
- the asnA gene encoding aspartate--ammonia ligase produces MSYTSSLDILETEIAIKKVKDFFESHLSKELDLLRVSAPLFVIPESGLNDNLNGTERPVSFDTKSGERVEIVHSLAKWKRMALYRYNIENHKGIYTDMNAIRRDEDTDFIHSYYVDQWDWEKIIAKEDRNEEYLKETVRRIFSVFKKTEDYIISEYPQLSRKLPEEITFITTQELEDKYPNLTPKNREHAAAKEFGAIFLMKIGNKLNSGEKHDGRAPDYDDWDLNGDIIFNYPLLGIGLELSSMGIRVDENSLEEQLKKSNCEDRRTLPYHQMILNKVLPYTIGGGIGQSRICMFFLDKLHIGEVQASIWSQEVHEICRQMNIKLL; encoded by the coding sequence ATGTCATATACATCTAGTTTAGATATATTAGAAACAGAGATTGCTATAAAAAAAGTTAAAGACTTTTTTGAAAGTCATCTATCAAAAGAATTAGACTTATTAAGAGTTTCAGCTCCATTATTCGTTATTCCAGAATCAGGACTTAATGATAATTTAAATGGAACAGAAAGACCTGTATCATTTGATACAAAGAGTGGAGAAAGAGTAGAGATTGTACATTCTTTAGCAAAATGGAAAAGAATGGCTTTATATAGATATAATATTGAAAATCACAAAGGTATTTATACAGATATGAATGCTATAAGAAGAGATGAAGATACAGATTTCATACATTCATACTATGTTGACCAATGGGATTGGGAAAAAATTATTGCTAAAGAAGATAGAAATGAAGAATATTTAAAAGAAACTGTAAGAAGAATATTTTCTGTATTTAAGAAAACAGAAGACTATATAATTAGTGAATATCCTCAACTTAGTAGAAAATTACCTGAAGAAATAACTTTCATTACTACTCAAGAATTGGAAGATAAATACCCAAATCTAACTCCAAAAAATAGAGAACATGCAGCAGCAAAAGAGTTTGGTGCAATATTCCTAATGAAAATTGGAAACAAACTTAACTCAGGTGAAAAGCATGATGGTAGAGCTCCTGATTACGACGATTGGGATTTAAACGGAGATATTATCTTTAATTATCCACTTCTTGGTATAGGATTAGAATTATCTTCAATGGGAATTAGAGTTGATGAAAATTCACTTGAAGAACAATTAAAAAAATCTAATTGTGAAGATAGAAGAACTTTACCTTATCATCAAATGATACTTAATAAAGTTTTACCTTACACTATTGGTGGAGGTATTGGACAATCTCGTATTTGTATGTTTTTCTTGGATAAATTACATATAGGAGAAGTTCAAGCTTCAATTTGGTCTCAAGAAGTTCACGAAATTTGTAGACAAATGAATATAAAATTATTATAA
- the uvrB gene encoding excinuclease ABC subunit UvrB produces the protein MNKNLFKIHSEYRPMGDQPTAIESIVKNINNGVKDQVLLGVTGSGKTFTIANVIEKVQRPALIIAPNKTLAAQLYSEYKKFFPNNAVEYFVSYYDYYQPEAYIKTTDTYIEKDSSVNDEIDKLRNAATAALIHRNDVIIVASVSSIYGLGSPVTYRKKTIPIDKKTGILRKELIEKLISLRYNRNDIAFERGTFRIKGDVVDIYPSYMNNAFRIEYWGDEIEEISEINTLTGQKVKKNLERIVIYPATQYLTDDDNKDKIIEEIKTDLKIEVKKFEDDKKLLEAQRLKQRTDYDIEMITEIGYCKGIENYSRYLSGKAPGETPDTLFDYFPDDFIIFIDESHITVPQVRGMYNGDRARKESLVENGFRLKSALDNRPLRFDEFREKSHQTVFISATPGDFEIEVSGDNISEQLIRPTGIIDPEIEIRETRNQVDDLLEEIRKRVLRKERILVTTLTKKLAEELTDYYIELGVKVKYMHSDIDTLERIEIIRELRKGDIDVIIGINLLREGLDIPEVSLVAILEADKEGFLRSRRSLVQTIGRAARNVEGRVILYADIMTDSMKEAIIETERRRKIQNEYNSYNNIDPKSIVKEISEDLVNLDYGIEEKKFSETKKVFKNKSDIEKEIQKMEKKIKKLVEELNFEEAIKVRDEMLKLKELLLDF, from the coding sequence ATGAATAAAAATTTATTTAAAATACATTCTGAATATAGACCTATGGGAGATCAACCTACTGCCATAGAAAGTATTGTAAAAAATATAAATAATGGAGTAAAAGATCAAGTTTTACTTGGTGTTACAGGCTCTGGGAAAACATTTACTATTGCGAATGTTATTGAGAAAGTACAAAGACCTGCTTTAATTATTGCTCCTAATAAAACTTTAGCTGCACAACTTTATTCTGAATATAAAAAATTTTTTCCAAATAATGCAGTTGAATATTTTGTTTCATACTATGACTATTATCAACCAGAAGCTTATATAAAAACTACAGATACATATATAGAAAAAGATTCTTCCGTAAACGATGAAATAGATAAACTTCGTAATGCAGCGACAGCTGCTTTAATTCATAGAAATGATGTTATTATAGTCGCTTCTGTATCTTCAATTTACGGTTTAGGTTCTCCTGTTACTTATAGAAAAAAGACTATTCCTATTGATAAAAAAACTGGTATATTAAGAAAAGAATTGATAGAGAAATTAATTTCTTTAAGATACAATAGAAACGATATTGCTTTTGAAAGAGGAACTTTTAGGATAAAAGGAGATGTTGTTGATATTTATCCAAGCTATATGAACAATGCTTTTAGAATTGAATATTGGGGAGATGAAATAGAAGAAATTTCTGAAATTAATACTTTAACAGGTCAAAAGGTTAAAAAAAATCTTGAGAGAATTGTTATTTATCCAGCAACACAATATTTAACTGATGATGATAATAAAGATAAAATAATAGAAGAAATAAAAACTGATTTGAAAATTGAAGTTAAAAAATTTGAAGATGATAAAAAGCTTTTGGAGGCACAAAGATTAAAGCAAAGAACAGATTATGACATTGAAATGATAACAGAAATAGGTTACTGTAAGGGTATAGAAAATTATTCAAGATACTTGTCTGGAAAAGCCCCTGGTGAAACACCAGATACATTATTTGATTATTTTCCAGATGATTTTATTATATTTATAGATGAATCACATATAACTGTTCCTCAAGTTAGAGGAATGTATAACGGTGATAGAGCAAGAAAAGAATCATTGGTTGAAAATGGATTTAGGCTAAAGTCTGCATTGGATAATAGACCTCTTAGATTTGATGAATTTAGGGAAAAATCTCATCAGACAGTATTTATTTCTGCTACACCTGGTGATTTTGAAATAGAAGTTTCGGGAGATAATATTTCAGAACAATTAATTAGACCAACTGGAATAATAGATCCTGAAATTGAAATTAGAGAAACTAGAAATCAAGTTGATGATTTACTTGAAGAAATTAGAAAAAGAGTTCTTAGAAAAGAAAGAATCTTAGTTACAACTTTAACAAAAAAATTAGCAGAAGAATTGACAGATTATTACATAGAATTAGGTGTCAAAGTAAAATATATGCATTCTGATATTGACACTTTAGAGAGAATTGAAATTATTAGAGAGTTAAGAAAAGGAGATATAGATGTCATCATTGGAATTAACTTGCTAAGAGAAGGTTTAGATATACCTGAAGTTTCTTTAGTTGCAATACTTGAAGCTGACAAAGAAGGATTCTTAAGAAGTAGAAGATCATTGGTTCAAACTATTGGTAGAGCAGCAAGAAATGTTGAAGGGAGGGTTATTTTATATGCAGATATTATGACTGACTCTATGAAAGAAGCTATTATTGAAACAGAAAGAAGAAGAAAAATTCAGAATGAATACAACAGTTATAATAACATTGATCCTAAAAGTATAGTTAAAGAAATATCTGAAGATTTAGTTAATTTAGATTATGGGATAGAAGAGAAAAAATTTAGTGAAACAAAAAAAGTTTTTAAAAATAAATCTGATATTGAAAAAGAAATACAAAAAATGGAAAAGAAAATAAAAAAATTAGTTGAAGAACTAAATTTTGAAGAAGCTATAAAAGTTAGAGATGAAATGTTAAAATTGAAAGAATTATTACTAGATTTTTAA
- a CDS encoding DJ-1 family glyoxalase III has protein sequence MKTYVFLANGFEMLEAFTPVDVLKRCGGEVITVSTEKDLFVASSQKNIVKADIMIDDLQYQTADLIIIPGGYPGYINLRENQKVVDIVKYYLSNNKYIASICGGPTIFPFNKLAYGTKLTAHTSTKDDFTENYVYIGTSVFVDNKIITAIGAGKSLDFSFKIAEQFFNKEKIEAVKKGMEII, from the coding sequence ATGAAGACTTATGTTTTTTTAGCGAATGGGTTTGAAATGTTAGAAGCTTTTACTCCTGTCGATGTTTTAAAAAGATGTGGAGGAGAAGTTATAACTGTTTCTACTGAAAAAGATTTATTTGTGGCTAGTTCACAAAAAAATATAGTCAAAGCTGATATTATGATAGATGACTTACAATATCAAACTGCTGATTTAATAATTATTCCAGGTGGATATCCTGGTTATATTAATTTAAGAGAAAATCAAAAAGTTGTTGATATTGTAAAATATTATTTGAGTAACAATAAGTATATTGCTTCTATTTGTGGAGGGCCAACTATATTTCCATTTAATAAGTTAGCATACGGGACAAAATTAACTGCTCATACTTCAACTAAAGATGACTTTACTGAAAATTATGTTTATATTGGAACATCTGTATTTGTAGATAATAAGATTATTACAGCTATTGGTGCTGGAAAATCTTTAGATTTTTCTTTTAAAATAGCTGAACAATTTTTTAATAAAGAAAAAATTGAAGCTGTAAAAAAAGGAATGGAAATTATATAA
- a CDS encoding peptidylprolyl isomerase — MKKLFKIFITLSLFAIFVSCASVKSSVKSAKEIFKDPHHYNNIKATFVTTQGEISFFLYPDAAPYTVANFINLGKRGYYDNTKFFRYVDNFIIQGGDPTETGTGGPGYTIPDEIVGWLDFYQHGMLAMATAGPNTGGSQFFFTYSPADMLNGLHTIFGEVRSEADYLKLRKLERGDVVKEIKFSENADKFLSLFKEQIDEWNSILDVQYPNLKKYPVQEASSKEVEEYKKELEKIYTKTEEKDESNFEYPTTKLIREIFNKAGNYTPRESVISK; from the coding sequence ATGAAAAAATTATTTAAAATATTTATAACTTTGAGCTTATTTGCTATTTTTGTAAGTTGTGCTTCAGTGAAAAGTTCTGTTAAATCTGCAAAAGAAATTTTTAAAGATCCACATCATTACAATAATATCAAAGCAACATTTGTAACTACTCAAGGAGAGATAAGTTTCTTCTTATATCCAGATGCTGCACCATATACTGTTGCGAACTTTATAAACTTAGGAAAAAGAGGATATTATGATAATACAAAATTTTTCCGTTATGTTGATAATTTTATTATACAAGGAGGAGATCCTACTGAAACAGGAACAGGAGGACCTGGGTATACAATACCTGATGAAATTGTTGGTTGGTTAGATTTCTATCAACATGGAATGTTAGCTATGGCTACAGCAGGACCTAATACAGGAGGTTCTCAATTCTTTTTCACATATTCTCCAGCTGATATGTTAAATGGATTACATACAATCTTTGGAGAAGTTAGATCAGAAGCTGATTATTTAAAACTTAGAAAATTAGAAAGAGGAGATGTAGTAAAAGAAATAAAATTCTCTGAAAATGCAGATAAGTTTTTATCACTTTTCAAAGAACAAATTGATGAATGGAACTCTATACTTGATGTACAATATCCAAATTTAAAAAAATATCCAGTACAAGAAGCAAGTAGTAAAGAAGTAGAGGAATATAAAAAAGAATTAGAAAAGATTTATACTAAAACTGAAGAAAAAGATGAAAGCAATTTTGAATATCCAACAACAAAACTGATAAGAGAAATATTTAATAAAGCAGGAAACTATACTCCAAGAGAATCAGTTATAAGTAAATAG
- a CDS encoding ABC transporter permease, translating into MSNRLDKRKTSFVIFVLSMIFFYLPLIVLTIYSFNDGKGMIWNGFSLRWYKELFQYSDNIWKAFYYSIIIALMSSVTSTIIGTFGAIALKWYDFKGKKLLKNLSILPLVVPDIIIGVSLLIMFATVKFKLGITTIFIAHTTFNIPYVLFIILSRLEEFDYSVVEAAHDLGATNKQTLTKVIIPLLLPAIISAFLMALTLSFDDFVITFFVSGPGSSTLPLRIYSMIRLGVSPVINALSVLLIGISILLTLSTKKLQKNFLQ; encoded by the coding sequence GTGTCTAATAGATTAGATAAAAGAAAAACATCTTTTGTAATTTTTGTATTATCAATGATATTTTTTTATTTACCACTTATTGTACTTACAATTTATTCTTTTAATGATGGGAAAGGAATGATATGGAATGGCTTTTCTTTGAGATGGTATAAAGAATTATTTCAGTATTCTGACAATATATGGAAAGCTTTTTATTATAGTATAATAATTGCTTTAATGTCTTCAGTGACTTCAACTATTATTGGAACTTTTGGAGCAATAGCATTGAAGTGGTATGATTTTAAAGGAAAAAAGTTATTGAAAAATTTAAGTATATTACCTTTAGTGGTTCCGGATATTATTATTGGAGTATCTCTTTTAATAATGTTTGCAACAGTAAAATTTAAGTTAGGAATAACAACAATATTTATAGCTCACACAACATTTAACATACCCTATGTTTTATTTATAATTCTATCGAGATTAGAAGAATTTGATTATTCTGTTGTTGAAGCTGCCCATGATTTAGGTGCTACTAATAAGCAAACATTGACAAAGGTAATAATCCCTTTACTTTTACCTGCTATTATATCGGCATTCTTAATGGCATTAACATTATCATTTGATGATTTTGTTATTACTTTCTTCGTATCAGGACCAGGGTCTTCGACTTTACCATTGAGAATATACTCAATGATAAGATTGGGAGTATCACCAGTAATAAATGCCTTATCAGTTTTGTTAATAGGTATTTCAATACTTTTAACATTGTCTACAAAAAAATTACAAAAAAATTTCTTACAATAA
- a CDS encoding ABC transporter permease, with translation MKKNSKLGLGYSLPINIWLILFFLIPILIILSYSFFKRGTYGGVEFKLSFETFNIFLDKVFIQILLNTIYISILITIFTVLLAIPISYYIARSKHKQELLFLIIIPFWTNFLVRIYSWIALLGNNGFINYFLMKFHIIDEPIKMLYNIPAVVIISVYTSLPFAILPLYAVVEKFDFSLLDAARDLGATKFQAFRKVFIPSIKPGIVTSIIFTLIPALGSYAVPKLVGGTNSLMLGNVIAQHLTVTRNWPLASTISGALIVLTSIVVWIFSKYEEKYNKVGEKSV, from the coding sequence GTGAAAAAAAATAGCAAATTAGGTTTGGGATATTCTTTGCCAATAAATATTTGGCTTATTCTGTTTTTTCTAATACCTATTTTAATTATATTATCGTATTCCTTTTTTAAAAGAGGAACTTATGGTGGAGTAGAGTTTAAATTATCATTTGAAACTTTTAATATATTTTTGGATAAGGTTTTTATTCAAATATTGTTAAATACAATTTATATCTCTATCTTAATAACTATTTTTACAGTTTTATTGGCTATACCAATATCTTACTATATTGCTAGGTCAAAGCATAAACAAGAACTACTATTTTTGATAATTATACCATTTTGGACAAACTTTTTAGTTAGAATTTATTCTTGGATAGCTCTTTTAGGAAATAATGGTTTTATAAACTATTTTCTAATGAAATTTCATATAATAGATGAGCCAATAAAAATGCTATATAATATTCCGGCTGTTGTAATTATTTCTGTTTATACTAGCTTACCTTTTGCTATATTGCCTCTATATGCAGTTGTTGAAAAATTTGATTTTTCATTACTAGATGCAGCTAGAGATTTAGGAGCAACAAAATTTCAAGCATTTAGAAAAGTATTTATTCCTAGTATTAAACCAGGGATAGTAACTTCAATTATTTTTACCTTAATACCTGCTTTAGGTTCGTATGCTGTTCCTAAGTTAGTTGGTGGTACAAATTCTTTAATGCTTGGAAATGTTATAGCACAACATTTAACTGTTACAAGAAACTGGCCTTTAGCATCGACTATTTCTGGTGCCTTGATAGTTTTAACTAGTATAGTAGTATGGATTTTTTCAAAATATGAAGAAAAATATAACAAAGTAGGTGAAAAAAGTGTCTAA